GTGCCGGTTGAAATCGTTGAGGTGATGCGTCGATCCACTCAAGGCATAACCCGACCCTATATTTGTCGTGGTGATGATGGTCATGTCTACTTCGTGAAAGGAGTAGGCGCGGGACGGCGTAGTCAGCTATGCGAGTGGATCGCCGGCTCGCTTGCGCTGGAAATCGGTCTTCCGGTGGCACCTTTCGAGATCGTGCATGTCCCCGATGAGCTGATAGAGCTCGAGGCTGGTCTGGATCTTGGCGACCTGGGGATCGGGCCCGCCTTTGCCTCGCGGGAATGCGGCGTATCGGAGCTGAGCTTCAGCCGAGTGAAGGATGTGCCGAGCGAGCTGCAGCAGCAGGTGCTGGCTTTCGACTGGTGGATTCACAACGCAGACCGCATACTGACAGCCAGGGGTGGCAATCCGAACCTGTTCTGGGATGAGGGAGCCGGTGAACTGGTAGTGATCGACCACAACCAGGCCTTTGATCAGGCCTTCGATCCGCATGACTTTCAAGCGCACCATGTGTTCCGCGCCCAGGCGGCTACGATTCATCATGACTGGTTGCGCCGGCATGAGCTGGCCGATGCCATGATCGCGGCGCTGCAGCACTGGGACAGCATACTCGAACAGGTTCCCGAA
The Halomonas alkalicola DNA segment above includes these coding regions:
- a CDS encoding HipA family kinase, which gives rise to MPVEIVEVMRRSTQGITRPYICRGDDGHVYFVKGVGAGRRSQLCEWIAGSLALEIGLPVAPFEIVHVPDELIELEAGLDLGDLGIGPAFASRECGVSELSFSRVKDVPSELQQQVLAFDWWIHNADRILTARGGNPNLFWDEGAGELVVIDHNQAFDQAFDPHDFQAHHVFRAQAATIHHDWLRRHELADAMIAALQHWDSILEQVPEEWWYLDEELITRVDFDHEAIRQGLAQVNRDEFWGWQ